The Bacillota bacterium genome window below encodes:
- the mtaB gene encoding tRNA (N(6)-L-threonylcarbamoyladenosine(37)-C(2))-methylthiotransferase MtaB: MHSRVSFSIHTLGCKVNQYEGERIVADLKRMGWDQVDFSSSADVYIINSCTVTAVANHKSRQLIRRALKNNPESLVVVTGCYADSDRDEIAQIEGIDLIVGNDQKRELPRVLAEKLGMEASSKVSGDKIVMPLHTRALVKIQDGCNQFCSYCIVPYVRGNLWSRPQSEIVDEVSRLVATGTQEIVLTGIHLGLYGNGTGNSLGSLLRRLIDIRGLGRIRLSSIELNEITPDIVELISTSGKVCNHLHIPLQSGSDSILAKMNRRYTQSEFVERTDELKQKIDGLAITTDVIVGFPGETDNDFNDTAELVERVGFSKLHVFKFSPRAGTPAATYNNQVASSVKDSRSAQLIDISRKLSSKFASNYVGKNLSVLVERAHGKYLSGISDNYIRVHIEGGTQDAIGRLVNVNIDEQENAILYGRIV, encoded by the coding sequence GTGCATAGCAGAGTAAGCTTTTCCATACATACACTTGGCTGCAAAGTCAATCAATATGAAGGAGAGCGAATAGTTGCCGATCTTAAGAGAATGGGCTGGGATCAGGTTGATTTTTCATCCTCAGCAGACGTGTATATCATCAATAGCTGCACGGTCACGGCGGTTGCAAATCACAAGTCCAGGCAGCTTATAAGGCGCGCCTTAAAAAACAATCCAGAATCCCTTGTTGTGGTTACCGGCTGTTATGCTGATTCTGATCGCGATGAGATAGCTCAAATTGAGGGGATCGACTTGATCGTGGGAAATGACCAGAAGCGTGAGCTCCCGAGGGTACTTGCTGAAAAGCTCGGCATGGAAGCATCCAGCAAGGTAAGCGGGGATAAGATTGTTATGCCTTTACATACTCGTGCGCTGGTTAAGATACAGGATGGCTGCAACCAGTTTTGCAGCTATTGCATAGTTCCCTATGTCCGTGGCAACCTTTGGAGTCGCCCGCAAAGCGAGATAGTCGATGAGGTATCGCGTCTTGTAGCTACCGGCACGCAAGAGATAGTTTTGACCGGCATTCATCTTGGGCTGTATGGTAACGGAACAGGTAACAGCTTGGGCAGCCTTTTAAGAAGGCTTATCGATATACGTGGCCTGGGCAGAATTCGTCTGAGCTCTATCGAGCTAAACGAAATAACACCTGATATTGTCGAGCTGATATCCACATCAGGCAAAGTATGCAACCATCTTCATATCCCGCTTCAGAGCGGAAGCGATAGCATACTTGCTAAAATGAATAGACGTTACACGCAGTCTGAGTTTGTTGAGCGCACTGATGAACTTAAGCAGAAAATCGATGGTCTTGCAATTACAACTGACGTCATTGTCGGTTTCCCTGGAGAGACCGATAATGATTTTAACGATACCGCAGAGCTAGTTGAGCGAGTCGGGTTTAGCAAACTTCATGTGTTTAAGTTTTCTCCGAGAGCAGGAACGCCTGCTGCAACCTATAACAACCAGGTTGCAAGCTCTGTTAAAGACAGCCGATCAGCTCAGCTGATTGATATAAGCAGAAAACTGTCGTCAAAGTTTGCCTCAAACTACGTTGGGAAAAACTTGAGTGTATTGGTGGAGCGCGCGCATGGCAAGTATCTTTCAGGTATAAGCGATAACTATATCAGGGTTCATATAGAAGGCGGTACGCAAGATGCTATCGGAAGGTTAGTTAATGTTAATATAGATGAGCAGGAAAACGCAATCCTCTATGGTAGAATTGTATAG
- a CDS encoding response regulator transcription factor, producing the protein MKTDGGGGRDAKMEDNMSTSLIIASPYPLMQEGIKAMLSDVGDVTVIDTATTCAEVDAKIEKVSPDIIIIDLQLSDFCGFDRIKSYIDINPSIRFLFISNLDNGKYFEEAISKGACGFILNSVNKDELVAAVKSAIANEVYVQPKLAKEIFKMRVTTDGNLVSLPPRQQQILEFMAEGFSNKEIASQLGLSIETINTHVKQILKKLKARDRAQAVAIAFRRLLIR; encoded by the coding sequence GTGAAGACAGACGGTGGCGGGGGAAGGGATGCCAAGATGGAGGACAATATGAGCACTAGTTTAATCATAGCGAGCCCTTATCCTCTTATGCAGGAAGGTATTAAGGCAATGTTAAGCGATGTCGGTGACGTAACGGTTATTGATACTGCGACTACATGTGCCGAAGTGGACGCAAAGATAGAGAAGGTTTCCCCCGATATTATTATCATCGATCTTCAGCTTTCCGATTTTTGTGGCTTTGATAGGATTAAATCCTATATTGATATAAATCCGTCTATTAGATTTTTGTTTATCTCAAACCTTGACAACGGCAAGTATTTTGAAGAGGCAATATCCAAAGGAGCCTGCGGCTTTATTCTAAACAGTGTGAACAAGGACGAACTGGTTGCGGCAGTTAAGAGCGCCATTGCAAATGAAGTTTACGTGCAACCTAAGCTGGCTAAGGAGATATTCAAAATGAGAGTGACGACGGATGGCAATTTGGTTAGCCTGCCTCCCAGGCAGCAGCAGATACTTGAGTTCATGGCCGAAGGGTTTTCAAACAAAGAGATTGCATCCCAGCTTGGACTAAGCATCGAGACCATCAATACTCATGTTAAGCAAATTCTCAAGAAACTCAAAGCAAGGGATAGGGCGCAGGCTGTAGCAATTGCTTTCCGAAGGTTACTTATAAGATAA
- a CDS encoding NAD(P)/FAD-dependent oxidoreductase, whose protein sequence is MLASAAAFRSLKRAAEFGLSADGIGFDFGKVIDRKNWVVSQITGPEMRRFFEIQGIDIIYGTASFKSTHEVDVNGRTISFNKAIIATGSTPFVPPIEGLDEVGYITSEQAIDMRDLPESFIMVGGSAVGLEFSTVYESFDSQVTIVEAAGRIAPKEDPEISEAIHNYMTSRGVNIYASSQVKKAFKDNHAKALVIQTPDGKATLKANEIFIATGRRPLIDNLNLEGIGVKTGKKGIEVNKYLQTSVDNIYAAGDVIPGFQLAQAAAYEGDLAVKNALAGNSEEVSFRVIPRVTWSNPPIASVGITEEEARQNGFNYVAHKMPFAGLGRALTSGDRLGFAKIIADVDSEEVLGIHIIGHHADEILEEGVVAMQSRLKLADLAQTIHCVLTMSEGLGDAFIDLKGLIESKKRKAA, encoded by the coding sequence TTGCTGGCCTCAGCAGCAGCTTTCCGTTCACTAAAAAGGGCTGCTGAGTTCGGCTTATCAGCTGACGGCATTGGCTTTGATTTTGGAAAGGTTATCGACCGAAAGAACTGGGTTGTCTCTCAGATAACTGGGCCAGAGATGCGAAGATTCTTCGAGATACAAGGAATCGATATTATCTATGGTACGGCTAGTTTTAAGTCAACACACGAAGTTGATGTTAATGGAAGGACCATCTCGTTTAATAAAGCCATTATCGCAACCGGATCCACACCTTTCGTGCCACCTATAGAGGGCTTAGATGAGGTGGGATACATAACAAGCGAGCAAGCAATCGATATGCGAGACCTGCCCGAATCGTTTATTATGGTTGGGGGCTCAGCCGTGGGTCTAGAGTTTAGCACGGTCTACGAATCTTTTGATTCTCAGGTAACAATCGTGGAAGCTGCAGGTAGAATAGCCCCTAAGGAAGATCCGGAGATATCAGAAGCTATCCATAATTACATGACAAGCAGGGGTGTTAACATCTATGCGAGCTCTCAAGTAAAGAAGGCTTTTAAGGATAATCACGCCAAGGCTCTGGTGATCCAAACACCGGATGGCAAGGCTACATTAAAGGCAAACGAGATATTTATTGCAACAGGCCGGCGCCCCTTGATAGATAATCTTAACCTGGAAGGAATTGGTGTAAAAACCGGCAAGAAAGGGATCGAAGTCAACAAGTACTTGCAGACAAGCGTTGATAATATATATGCGGCAGGCGATGTTATCCCTGGCTTTCAATTAGCTCAGGCCGCAGCATATGAAGGCGACCTTGCAGTTAAAAACGCCCTTGCCGGAAACAGCGAAGAGGTCAGCTTTCGCGTCATACCACGGGTTACTTGGAGTAACCCTCCAATCGCAAGCGTGGGCATAACCGAGGAAGAGGCAAGGCAAAATGGCTTCAACTACGTAGCGCATAAAATGCCGTTTGCAGGTCTTGGCCGGGCCCTTACATCTGGAGACCGCTTGGGTTTCGCAAAAATTATTGCAGATGTAGACAGTGAAGAGGTGCTCGGCATCCATATAATTGGTCATCATGCAGATGAAATACTCGAAGAAGGGGTGGTCGCAATGCAGTCCAGGTTGAAGTTAGCTGACCTCGCGCAAACGATTCATTGCGTGCTTACTATGTCCGAAGGATTAGGCGATGCTTTTATAGATCTAAAGGGATTAATAGAGAGCAAGAAGCGCAAGGCGGCATGA
- a CDS encoding FAD-binding protein: protein MHYDLLVIGSGSAGAAAAVGGIELGARVAMVEKAKLGGT, encoded by the coding sequence ATGCATTACGACCTGCTTGTTATCGGCTCAGGTAGCGCAGGAGCAGCTGCAGCTGTGGGTGGAATAGAGCTGGGTGCAAGAGTTGCGATGGTCGAGAAAGCAAAGCTTGGCGGAACCTGA
- a CDS encoding YHS domain-containing protein, translating into MAKCIVCASMGMDTTVDEARAKQENLTSEYQGRTYYFDSLEHKNMFDQDPERYLKIAKEIGWAA; encoded by the coding sequence ATGGCTAAATGTATTGTATGTGCCTCAATGGGCATGGACACCACAGTAGATGAGGCAAGAGCTAAACAGGAAAATTTGACTAGTGAGTACCAAGGCAGAACTTATTATTTTGACAGCCTAGAGCATAAGAATATGTTTGATCAGGATCCTGAGCGCTACCTAAAGATAGCAAAAGAGATAGGTTGGGCCGCTTAG
- a CDS encoding carboxymuconolactone decarboxylase family protein, translating into MRSRKEIFDEMESMLGRIPSWMLTIPDSTLEHDWEIFKVMELQPSNLSPMEKHLMGVSVASAASCPHMAYWHAQMAMASGATDTQVDEAYRIAKYVAGWSAFLEGNNPDMEQFKNEANQIAAYIKQSMQKAA; encoded by the coding sequence ATGAGAAGCAGGAAAGAAATATTTGATGAGATGGAATCTATGCTTGGCCGCATACCCAGCTGGATGCTAACAATTCCCGATTCAACTCTTGAGCATGATTGGGAGATCTTCAAAGTGATGGAGCTTCAGCCAAGCAACTTATCTCCGATGGAGAAGCATTTGATGGGTGTATCTGTCGCTTCAGCTGCAAGCTGTCCGCATATGGCATATTGGCACGCTCAGATGGCGATGGCGTCAGGTGCCACGGATACCCAGGTAGATGAGGCTTACCGGATTGCAAAATATGTTGCCGGCTGGTCGGCGTTTCTTGAGGGTAATAACCCGGATATGGAGCAATTCAAAAATGAAGCTAATCAGATAGCAGCCTATATCAAGCAGTCGATGCAAAAAGCAGCTTAA
- a CDS encoding alcohol dehydrogenase catalytic domain-containing protein, with product MSMRATAVKPGQKDSASLSDVPTPEPGPGEIRVKVIEVGVDGTDIDINEGLYGQAPPGEERLIISHEAVGVIDKIGLHVSGFFKEELVVPTVRRGCPEQCPSCSQLEPDMCLTNNYEERGILKLQGFMADYFVEKPDNLLKVPPHLRAIGILVEPLSICEKGIREIFKLQQRLRWSPEMALVLGAGSIGLLFTFLLLQR from the coding sequence ATGAGTATGAGAGCGACTGCCGTAAAACCAGGACAGAAGGATAGCGCGAGCTTGTCAGATGTGCCAACTCCCGAGCCAGGCCCAGGTGAGATCCGGGTTAAAGTCATCGAAGTTGGAGTTGACGGAACGGATATCGATATAAACGAGGGACTCTATGGCCAGGCACCTCCGGGCGAGGAACGGCTAATCATCAGTCATGAGGCTGTCGGGGTTATCGATAAAATTGGTTTGCATGTAAGCGGTTTTTTTAAGGAGGAGCTTGTTGTGCCAACCGTCCGCCGGGGCTGCCCTGAGCAATGCCCAAGCTGTAGCCAGTTAGAGCCCGATATGTGCCTCACCAATAACTACGAAGAGAGGGGCATTTTAAAATTACAGGGATTCATGGCTGATTACTTTGTCGAGAAACCTGATAACCTGCTTAAAGTTCCCCCTCACTTGCGCGCTATAGGGATATTGGTTGAACCCTTAAGCATCTGCGAAAAAGGAATTCGTGAGATATTTAAGCTGCAGCAGCGCTTAAGATGGTCTCCTGAGATGGCCCTCGTTCTTGGCGCAGGAAGCATCGGCCTTCTCTTTACCTTTCTTCTTCTACAACGGTGA
- a CDS encoding thioredoxin family protein, with protein sequence MKSVVLLIADWCPVCPGAKELWDSLKKEYDFNYEVYDIASEKGQQLAKEYGITGVPVTIIDGKVVFTGTPDKESAIAAIQNIF encoded by the coding sequence ATGAAGTCTGTGGTGCTTCTCATAGCCGATTGGTGTCCCGTATGTCCTGGCGCAAAGGAGCTATGGGATAGTTTAAAGAAGGAATATGACTTTAATTATGAGGTTTATGATATAGCATCAGAAAAAGGTCAGCAATTAGCTAAAGAGTACGGAATAACCGGCGTTCCCGTGACTATTATTGACGGAAAGGTTGTTTTCACAGGTACGCCTGACAAAGAAAGCGCAATTGCAGCTATCCAAAATATTTTTTAG
- a CDS encoding DUF2703 domain-containing protein, whose translation MKIELLYFSGCPTFKNAEEVLAEVMKELGIDEPIEKIDVQSQEEAVERKFLGSPTIRINGLDVDRNARTATDYALKCRVYQTSEGLLGWPNKKMVLEAFKEAM comes from the coding sequence TTGTCCTACATTTAAGAATGCTGAAGAAGTTTTAGCCGAGGTCATGAAAGAGCTTGGTATAGATGAGCCGATTGAAAAGATCGATGTTCAAAGTCAAGAAGAGGCGGTTGAGAGAAAGTTTTTAGGATCGCCTACAATTAGGATAAACGGCCTTGATGTTGATAGGAATGCGCGTACGGCGACTGATTACGCTCTAAAGTGTCGTGTGTACCAAACAAGTGAAGGGCTTTTAGGCTGGCCTAACAAGAAAATGGTTTTAGAAGCATTCAAGGAGGCCATGTAA